The nucleotide window AATATCAGAAACAGCGGATGAGGCTTCTGAAAACTTACCGTTTGCCCCTGAAGGAGAAGAAACAACCGAACAATTGGGAGCACCTCAGGAACTCCCTCTTGGAGATAGGGAAGCGGAGGGAAGAGTTATAGGAGAATAATATTATTCGATTGCTTGTTTGATCCGTGATCTAAAATTATCAGAGATGTAATTACCTGGAAGGAAGTCTGTGCCTCCTCTCCTTTATCCCAAAATGTTTAATGAATTCGCCGAAGACAATGTCGCTCAGCTTCTCAAGGCGGTCTATGTACAAGATAGTTTCTTTCCTAATATCTTGAGGATCGATCCGCCCTTTTGTTTTCTGAATTTCCTCCTTATGATCAGGAACCCGTAACCAACGTTCTATCATTTTTCGGTCGACTTCGAGATGAAATTGAAATCCATATACGTTTCCGTTATATCTAAATGCCTGATTTTCACAGCAAGCTGAGCTTGCAAGATGAACGGCCCCATTCGGAATGTTAAATGTATCACCATGCCATTGAAATATTCTTTCAGTTTCCCTAAAGTGATTGATCAAAGGATCATTTCTCCCATCATCCGTTGGCGAAACATCGTACCAACCAATTTCTACTTCTCTGTTCTTCCTAACCTCAGAGCCAAGCGCCTTGGCTATTAACTGCGCTCCAAGACAAATACCCAGTACAGGAAGTCCCCTTTTAATGGCGTCTTGTATTAAATTTATCTCAGTAACTAAATGCTTGTACTGGTCAACCTGATCGACATTCATCGGGCCACCAAGAATAATAACGCCGCGATAACCCTCGAGGCTTGGCTGTAAATTGGGAAACCTTCCGAAATTTACATACTTTATTCGGATTCCGGAACCTCTTAAAAGTGGATCAAGTGTTCCTAGAACCTCATAAGCTACATGTTGAAAAACCAGAATCTTACTCATATTTCAAAAGTCACTTTGAAAACCCTGTTAATGATTGAAGCATATATTGCCGGATTTTGATCAACGCATGGAAATAATATTATCTTATTCCATGTGAGTCAACATAAAGCGACGGAATGCGTGAATTCAACCGGCATTCCAAAAATTGCGTTAAGAAAATCAGAAACGAAGAGGTTGAAAAAAATTTGCGGGTTGGGGTTGAATTAAATTTTTTAGTCGTTATGTCATCCCCGAAATCAGTAGTCGGGGATCCAATCGCAAAAGCATGGATTCCCGCTAACAAATGACACCAGCGGGGACATCCTAGTCTGAGCCTGTCTTGAGCTTGTCGAAAGGCGCCGTCGAAGGGCCTGTCTTGAGCCCTGAGCCTTGTCGAAGGGTCGAAGGATCGAAGGGTTGCTTCTTTGTACCTGTGCTGAACCATGTCCTGACGATAGGTCAGGATCTATTCAGTATCAAGACAAAGAAAGAAAAAAATAAATGAAAGGGTGTCTCCGAATAACCCTGCAGCGCGCCGCAGGGAAACCGGGGGTATTTTCGTGTTTTACCAAACCAATGAAACGCCCTCCACCCCGAACGTGCATGTATACATGGACCGATGTGCGAATCAGTCCCTACAAACATAGGGACAACAGCAGAAACCCTGTAGCATGGTAATATCTTAGCAAATAATTGGGTCTGTTATTGTTTCTTGATTTCTTCTACGGTTAAAGATGTTTCGGTTTCTTTGAGTCTAAGTTTTACCATATCTCCCTCTTCTAAGCCCTGAAGCTGATCGGGATTTTCAACATCATAACTCATTATCATGGCCCTCATTACACCAGGAATCTCATCTTCATCAACTACAACGCGATTTTTGGATTTTGAAAGCAGTACCCCTGATGCATCATGAAACTTGGGCCATTCTTCTGCTTCATGAAGATGATCTTTCCCCCAGGAATCAGCAAGCTCCTGTTTTACTCCAAGAATATCTTTGGACAAGACTTCTTGTCCCCTTTTCAGAGCATCAATCTTTTGAGATTGTTGAAAAACGAAAATCCCTAGAGCTACAACAGCGACTGCAATTAGTGTAGAAGACACAACAAAAGTTTTCATAAAAAATCTATTTACAAGAATTCAGTCATATGGAAACTAGTTAGAACCCAATATTATAACCCAGGGATGAATAATGCATATGCTATAAACAATCACCCCTTGCCTAAATTAAATCCAACCTAGAAATAAAATCTTCTTATTGCTCGGTAACTTCGGTCACGATAAGGGCTTTCATGCCAGATTTCTCATAAAGCTTACCCTTTACTGTAATTACATCCTCTGCATTACCTATTATCAGTTTATTTGGGTCAGTACCAGGCGCACCCTCTATAACCTGATAAAGCACATCATTTTTTTCATCCAAAATTCCTAATGCCTGACCAGCCTTTGCACACATCTCCGCACATCCCTTATGGTCCGGCCCCTTCAATCCCATATGCGTATAACAGGCAGGGTCAACCACACGACCGGTTATCGTCACATCTTTGCCCATGTCCTTTTCCTCCATCATTTCCTCGCCTGCAAAGGATAAAGGCATAGAAAACACAAATGCTACAGCAACCAAGCTGACAAAATAAACGATAAATCTACTCATGCTAAAAACCTCCTGAAATAAATTTTGCTAAAATCTCCTCGAAAAAACAGAGACTTTGGATAAGATGCAACAAAAATCAAAAGGTTTCATTTTTGAAAGACTACACTTCAACCTTTTATCAACTGGAATGTTGAGTGTTTATTATATTGAGAACATTAAGTAAGTTATAAATCAAAATACCGCTTTTTAACCAGCCAGAATATTATACAACCCCCTTACCCAGATAAGCCCTGAGCTTAGGCGAAATCCTTCTCTGAACAAGAGTCTTTTGAATATACCATTTTCCCTTGTTCTCGAATTCGGTCAAAAACCTTAATTCCTTCCCTTCTTTAACCGCCACCGGCTCCCCGTCTTTATACAGAATGCGGTTATTAAAGAGTGAAGACACACGCTTGCCCGGTGTTATGATCCCCATTAGGTTCAATGGATCGGCTCCACTGATTGAAATAAGCTCCCCAGTTTTGGGCTGTCTTCTTACAGCACGAAGCTTTCCAACCGCCTCGGCCAAAGCAAATTGCTCCCCCCAAACTCCCTCAACAAATCTACCTCCTCTTATCTCACCCCTTGCTTCAAGAGTCCTATATACCCTCACCAATTCTCTCCACGGTGGTGTAAAGCTTTCATTTTCAAGGAGTTTACGAAAAACCACACCGTATCTTTTAAGAAGTACCCTGGCTATCGTAATTAACAATTCTTTTTCACCACTCTTGTCATTTTCGGATTTCGAATCTTTATTTAGCAATGACCATCTGCCTGCCTGCTCCATATTAAATCCAACATTCCTTTTCCGCCTTCTACCTTCAAGAGTACGATATTTTGAATCAACCAAAAGCGCCCTTAAGCCTGTATAACTATCCGAAGTTAAGAGTCCACGGGCGACAAGCTCTGCCAACGCCTTTTCTACCTGTGCTCTTAACAGTCCCGTTTTATATACTATCTCATCAAAAAATGAGGCACCTTGATTTTTCAAAAGCTCGAAAACATCCATTGCCTCATGGGATAGATTTTCCACGACACCACTGGAAGAAAAATTTAATATCTTCCACGTTTCCAAATTCAATCTGCTTACTAGGGTAATCGGTGTGGTCTTAATCGGACTTGGGCTTTTCTTCCCGTTACTCTCAACATTCTTTTGTCTGAATCTCCCCCATACCGTATAGCCAGAAAGACATAGCATATCCAGCCAAAGATGATCATAATCCTTCATACGCGAGGGTAATAACTCACCTTCCCAAGAGGCGGCGGGAGCCTCATATCCTTCGAGCAGATTGAGAACCTCCTTCAAAGCCTCTTGCCCTTCTGGCTTATCATCCGATTCCAGCGTGTGCCACGAAAACAAGAATCGCATAAAGTCTACAGCCGGTACAGGTTCTATCTCCTTCCTTAAGCTTTTCAATGTGTACTTATGAATTCGGGCCAAAAGCCTTCTCTCGCACCATTCGAGATCATCGATGCCAGGTGTAAAATGTCCTCTGAATACAAAACCCTCATTCTCTAAGGTAAATAAAGCATGTTCTATTTCCGCTACAGGTATCCCCATTGAAAGGGAAAAATCACTCGATCGGACTGGCCCAAGCGTTTCCAGTCTCCCTCTTACAATTTCAACGAGAGACCTTTCCTTTGAATCTATGTTTTCCAATAATTTTTCAGGTATTCGTAACACAGGGTTTATATCTGAATTCGGAAAGATCAACTTAATTTGTGGAATCCGCTCTATAGCTATCCAGAACACATTACCAATTTCAGTCTTTGCTATTGAAGCTCGATTTTCATTCTGCAATTCAACGAAATATTCTTCCCACCCCTTGTTACCATCCCCTTTAATTCCTTCTTCCACAGTTAAGAAGCCCGACAAGACTAAAGCGTCGTGTAGCTCATCGGCATTTCCCACTTGTGGCCATGCCTCGTTTTTCACAGCATTTATTGCGTCGTTACTTAATTTGCCAAAATCAGCAGCTTCAACTGGGTCAAGCCATCGTCGATTTTGCACAGCATTTGACCTACGTTCCTCAAGCGGCGCATCGTCCAAAAATGAGTATGGACGGGCGCTTAATATTTGGCCTGCAAGCGGTGAAGGCCCCCTTAGATCCATTGCTACAAGCTTTCTTTCGCCGTTATGTATGGAAGCAAGTAAGTTCTCAATTTCATCAATATCCATCGCCTCATAAAGAC belongs to Thermodesulfobacteriota bacterium and includes:
- a CDS encoding copper-binding protein; the encoded protein is MKTFVVSSTLIAVAVVALGIFVFQQSQKIDALKRGQEVLSKDILGVKQELADSWGKDHLHEAEEWPKFHDASGVLLSKSKNRVVVDEDEIPGVMRAMIMSYDVENPDQLQGLEEGDMVKLRLKETETSLTVEEIKKQ
- a CDS encoding type 1 glutamine amidotransferase, whose amino-acid sequence is MSKILVFQHVAYEVLGTLDPLLRGSGIRIKYVNFGRFPNLQPSLEGYRGVIILGGPMNVDQVDQYKHLVTEINLIQDAIKRGLPVLGICLGAQLIAKALGSEVRKNREVEIGWYDVSPTDDGRNDPLINHFRETERIFQWHGDTFNIPNGAVHLASSACCENQAFRYNGNVYGFQFHLEVDRKMIERWLRVPDHKEEIQKTKGRIDPQDIRKETILYIDRLEKLSDIVFGEFIKHFGIKERRHRLPSR